The proteins below come from a single Papaver somniferum cultivar HN1 chromosome 11, ASM357369v1, whole genome shotgun sequence genomic window:
- the LOC113321123 gene encoding putative RING-H2 finger protein ATL21A gives MLLFTISKMYIYTEARKHIFNHQMGIIKFSFFFFIFVRLVPYLIEGAGAEKCPIYQWCTKDEPTVRFPFTLKGRGNEVCGSSGYELACDEKNKTVLELPFSGKFFVRNVYSFLQKIEIYDPDNCLPKRILKLNLSGTPYHLGEVGLSYQTYSLLNCSSPIDSLLKITKMTHIRCLSSSTHTVIATNVPTTNIATLNTSCVRIADVPIPNSAIKKDVPVDFNESYVLSWSWLELPPYLTYQKKSNRKKILLSTLLSIFVGLPLLIVFLCFVPKIVKCFRGR, from the exons ATGTTGTTATTCACCATCAGCAAAATGTACATATATACAGAAGCTAGGAAACATATCTTTAATCACCAAATGGGtatcataaaattttcatttttcttcttcattttcgtcCGACTCGTTCCgtatttaattgaaggtgctggTGCAGAAAAATGTCCAATTTACCAGTGGTGTACAAAAGATGAGCCAACCGTTCGATTTCCTTTTACACTAAAAGGTCGTGGTAACGAGGTATGTGGTTCCTCCGGTTATGAACTTGCTTGCGATGAAAAGAATAAAACAGTACTAGAACTTCCATTTTCGGGTAAATTTTTCGTTCGGAATGTATATAGCTTTTTGCAGAAGATAGAAATTTATGATCCAGATAACTGTCTTCCGAAACGTATTTTGAAGTTGAATCTTTCGGGTACACCTTACCATCTTGGTGAGGTTGGTCTTTCCTATCAAACATATTCGTTACTGAATTGCTCGTCACCGATTGATAGTCTTCTTAAGATAACAAAAATGACGCACATCCGTTGCCTAAGTAGCTCCACGCACACTGTTATCGCTACAAACGTTCCGACTACAAATATTGCAACGCTAAATACAAGTTGTGTCCGTATTGCTGATGTTCCGATCCCGAATTCAGCAATTAAGAAGGACGTTCCCGTTGATTTTAATGAAAGTTATGTTCTGTCGTGGTCATGGCTTGAATTACCCCCTTACCTTACGTATCAAAAGAAAA GTAATCGTAAGAAAATTCTCCTAAGTACTCTTCTCAGCATTTTCGTCGGATTACCACTTCTAATAGTCTTCCTATGCTTCGTACCAAAAATAGTCAAATGCTTTCGAGGGAGATAG
- the LOC113325161 gene encoding putative RING-H2 finger protein ATL21B translates to MGIIKIPFFFLLFFHLVPCLIDSAGICPIQWCTKFEPTIRFPFTLKDRGSEVCDSPCYTLTCDETNKTVLELPLSGKFFVRNLYDFLQKIEIYDPDNCLPKRILKLNLLGTPYHLGELGVSYQKYSFLNCSSSIDSLLKITAKLTHIRCLSSSTHTVISVDVPTASVAPLNTSCLHIAVVPIPNSPFQNDVPVDLNENFVLSYPTCQKKSDDRKTILVLCFAIGLPNFLFVLCLGYIAYIACYRDNNSYGGRR, encoded by the exons ATGGGTATCATAAAAATTCCatttttcttccttctcttcttccacCTTGTTCCATGTTTGATTGACAGTGCAGGAATATGTCCAATTCAATGGTGCACAAAATTTGAGCCAACAATTCGATTTCCTTTTACTTTAAAAGATCGTGGTAGCGAGGTATGTGATTCACCCTGTTACACACTTACTTGCGATGAAACGAATAAAACAGTACTAGAGCTACCATTGTCCGGTAAATTCTTCGTTCGAAATCTATACGACTTTTTGCAGAAGATTGAAATCTATGATCCAGATAACTGCCTGCCGAAACGTATTTTGAAGTTGAATCTTTTGGGTACACCTTATCATCTTGGTGAGCTTGGAGTTTCATATCAGAAGTATTCGTTCCTCAACTGTTCTTCATCGATTGATAGTCTTCTAAAAATAACAGCAAAGCTGACACACATCCGTTGCCTAAGTAGCTCCACCCACACAGTTATCTCTGTGGATGTTCCGACTGCAAGTGTTGCTCCGCTCAATACAAGTTGTTTGCATATTGCTGTTGTTCCGATCCCAAATTCACCGTTCCAGAATGACGTTCCTGTTGATTTGAATGAAAATTTTGTTCTTTCTTATCCCACTTGTCAAAAGAAAA gtgaTGATCGAAAAACGATTCTCGTACTCTGCTTTGCCATCGGATTGCCAAATTTTTTATTCGTCTTGTGTTTGGGCTATATAGCGTATATCGCTTGTTACCGAGATAACAACTCTTACGGAGGAAGAAGATAG